CAGGCCTTGTAGCGATATTCAAGCATGAAGGTTTTGATTTCACATTTGTCATTACAGCAATAGTATCGTGGAACATCATGAGTGCTGTATCCGAAAGGCCGAACTTGGTTACTGCCACATGTTGTACAGAGGACTTGCGTAAGGCACATTTTTAAACCGCATTTTTCAAAGTTGCCGAATGTCGTATTTTAGCAGACAGGGCTAGAATCACAGAACTGTGCCACTACCGCCTCGTGATCACTCTATCTATTTACAAGGCAGTACTCACACCAACCTCTTTGAGCAAAAATTGATCTATATCAAAAAACAAAACCTTTCGATCTTTTGCGAAAATTTACATGACATAGATCAACATATAACCAGCCCTGTGCAGTGTGATAATTGAGCAGTTACTACAAAGTTTTACGGAGCCACTCTTACATGCAAAAGAGTACAACACGACTGCCGTCCATGCTGCAGGTGACCCTGGTACTGGGTACATTCCTGGCGCTGGCATTCTCTTTTACTTCCAAACTGGATCTGCCTATCCAGCTGGCACTGTGTATCGGCTGGTTCCTGGCCATGGGTCTGGGTGTAAAGCTGGGTCATAGCTATAAAGAGCTGGAAGGTGCTGCGGCTGAAGGTATCTTTAAAGGTACCGGTGCTATCCTGATTCTTCTGGCAGTGGGCGCACTGGTGGGTACCTGGATTGCTGGCGGTATCGTACCCAGCATCATCTACTACGGCCTGATGTCCATTCACCCATCCATTTTCCTGCTGGCAACCCTGCTGATCTGCACCATGACCGCTCTGGCCACCGGTACTTCCTGGGGTGCTGCGGGTACCGCCGGTATCGCCATGATGGGTATCGGTCAGGGTCTGGGTGTTCCGGCTCCTGTCACTGCCGGTGCCATTCTGTCCGGCGTTTACTTTGGTGACAAACTGTCCCCGCTGTCTGACTCCGTTATTCTGGCTTCTTCCATGTCTGACGTGGAAATCGTTGACCACATTAAAGGTCTGCTGCCCATCAGTCTGTCCGCTTACATTCTGACTGCCATTGCCTTCACCTTCTACGGTTTCCAGTTCGGTGGTAATGCCGATATGGCACAGGTTCAGGCCGTTATGCAAGTGATGGAAAGCCACTTCACCATCTCCCCGCTGGCCTTTGTTCCGGTACTGGCGGTACTGTTCATGCTGTCCCGCAAGATGCCTTCCTACCCTGTTATCATGTTTGGTGCTGCACTGGGTATGCTGTGGGCGATCCTGTTCCAGGATCGTACACCGGTTGAAGCTCTGAGCAGCATGTGGGCACCTCTGTCCATGGAATCCGGCAATGCATTTATCGACAACATCCTGAACCGTGGCGGTATGTCCAACATGCTGGGTTCTGTTGCAGTGATCATTTTTGGTCTGGGCTTCGGTGGACTGCTGGATAAAGTGGGCATTCTGGAAACGGTTGCCAAACAGTACGAAAACCGCATCACCAACGAAGGTAACCTGACCGTTTACACGGTTGTGACCGCGTTCTTTGCCAACGTATTCGGCAGCGCCATGTACGTTTCCCTGATCCTGACTCCGAAGATCATGTCCGGCAGCTATGACCGCATGAACGTTGACCGTCGTATGCTGTCCCGTTCTGCAGAATGTGGCGGTACACTGACGTCTGGTATGGTACCATGGAGTGACAACGGTATTTTCATGGCCGGTCTGCTGGGTGTTTCTACCTTCGAGTATATTCCTTACATGTGGATGAGCTTTATCTGCATCGGGCTGGTAATTCTCTTCGCCTACATGGGTAAGTTCCGCCCACAGGACAACAAGTACGTTAAGTCTGCCCAGCTGACTCCAAGCATGGCCTGATAGTTTTAACTAATCTTTACGACCATGAACACATAGCCGCACTGTTAGTGTCATACCATTAACAGTGACTGCTTCTGAAGGGATTGGTATTCATAATACGCTCGGTCAGTTCACTGCTCCGGGCGTTTTTTGTCAGAGAGATGATGATGAAAAAGATCTACGTTGCCTATACCGGCGGCACCATTGGCATGAAGCCAACGGATTCCGGCTACGCACCTGCAGAAAACCTGATGGGTCTGCTGGAAGAAAAGCTGCCAGCCAATGTACGCACCAGCCTGCCGGACTTTGATCTGGGTGAATACGAGCAGCTGATTGACTCCAGCAACATCCGTCCGGATAACTGGAAACAGATCGCCAACGACATTGCCAGCAAATACGACGACTATGATGGTTTTGTGGTACTTCACGGCACTGACACCATGGCTTACTCCTGCTCCATGATGTCCTTTATGCTGCGTAATCTTAGCAAGCCGGTTATCTTTACCGGTTCCCAGATTCCTCTGTGCGAAGCCCGCACCGACGGTCTGGAAAACCTGGTGGGCGCTCTGAGTCTGGCAGCAGACGAACGCATTAAAGAAGTATGCCTGTACTTCAATGGTCGTCTGATGCGCGGTAACCGCTGCCGTAAGCAGAACGCTTATCTGTTTGATGCCTTCGACACCCCTAACTACCCATGGCTGGGCCGTGCCGACATTAACATTGAGCTGGACGAGTTCCTGCTGCACAAGCCGGAAGGCAAGCCTGAATTCCTGCTGGATTGCGACTCTGAAACCAACGTCGGTATTCTGCAGCTGTTCCCGGGCATTTCCGCCGACTGGATTGAAAGCATTCTGCAACAACCAATGAAAGCCTTCATCATGCGTACTTACGGCACCGGTAATGGCCCGGACGGTGACCAGGCTTTCCTTAATGTTCTGAAGAAAGCCACCGACGATGGCAAGCTGGTCGTTAACCTGACCCAGTGCCATCGTGGCACCGTGCATCAGGGTAGCTACGCAGCCGGTTCTGCGCTGGCCAATGCCGGTGTTGTAGGCGGGCTGGACACCACCACCGAAGCCATGTTCTGTAAGCTGCACCATCTGTTCTCCAACGGTCTGACCGTTGAACAGGTTAAGGAGCAACTGGGGCAGAGTCTGGCGGGTGAAGTGACGCTGCCATAATCGATTAAGCTTAATTACTGATGGCAAATTGTGTATACAAATGCAAATTGCCATCAGTAGGTTGCGAAGTTAAGATTTTTCTACCACGATTATCTTACGCTCAGTTTCCCCATCAGCTGGCTTATCCATATTAACCAAATCAGACAGTAACGACAGAATTTCAGTCCCCGCTACCTCATAAACCCCAAGGAGTGGATGAGCAACAGTGACCATCACTAGCATATTATCCATCACTATTGGCGTCAGCATCATCAAAGACGTACCAGTTGATAGATTCATTATTACAATGAGATTTCGATTTTCATTGAGGTAGCTACCAATACTGTTAATGGCTATTTCTGGATCATCATCACGGCCTAATTGACCCAGAAGGCCATACTTTTCACTGTTGTCCCGAATAAAGTGTCTGCTTTGTTCACCTCTACGATCTTGCTTCAGATAATACTTTTTCCACGCCAGCGCTAACTGGCTTATCCATCCAACCTGAACACCAGCAATTGCTTGAGTTATTTTTTCTGCTGAAAAGCGGTTAAAAACTGACTGCATTTTTTCTACTGGTTCTTTGCTTGCTTTCAGGTTTTTAATGACTTCTTCACGGTTTCTGCGTTCGCCGAAACCTTCACACTCCTCAACTATACGATCCAGAAGCACTTTAACAGCATTCTCTTCACTCAACCCTCCAATCAACCCCTCATAGAACGCCCTATTAGCAGGGATGCTGGAAAGAATGTCAGAAAGCTAATTTGATCCGAATATGACACCCCACAAGTATCTGAAGAGCAGGGGTCACCAGTCGTACCGCAGGCAGCCGCTGCACAAGCTCCTTCATCAGCACAACTATCAGTCTTGCTTGTTTTTTTCGGCTTCGTAGTCTTAGAATCTTCGCAAACGACAAGCTTCTTTATACCCGCGACAACACTCTCATCAAGGGTTACAATCACTGCCGCATCAGGTCCTGGCGCACAGGCTCCCAGAGAATCCTGATCACTTTGTTTGTTTTTACAGCTTTCACAGATTCCCCGCTCATACTGATTCAAAGGCTTATTGCATTCAGTGCAGTTTTCAGCGGCGAATACATTGAAACAGACGAATAGACAGAGTAGAAAAAACCAGAAACGTACAGAAGGGCTAATTAGACTTATCATGAATCGAGACCTCCCTATTGCAAGGAGGCTGAAGCATAGATCATTTTTATAGGAGTGCTGATCATCTGACCAGCACCTGTCAAGCTAGTGAAACATCAATGCTCAAACGACATCAGGCAAGCACCAGTTCACGGCAGGAATACCATGAGTGGTCAGATAATCATTGGCCTTTGAAAAGGGTTTGCTGCCAAAAAAACCACGATACGCCGACAGGGGTGACGGATGCACCGACTTGATAACACAGTGTCTGGACGCATCAATAAAACGCCCTTTACGCTGGGCGTAACTGCCCCAGAGAATAAAAACGAGGTTGTCGCGTTTTTCATTCAGCTCGGCAATAATGCGGTCGGTAAATTCTTCCCACCCACGCCCCTGATGCGAGGCTGCCTGCTTATGCTGAACCGTCAGCACACTGTTTAACAACAACACACCCTGCTGTGCCCAGCTTTCCAGACAGCCATGCCGGGCAGGTTCAATGCCCAGATCCGACTGCAGCTCTTTGTACATATTCACCAGTGAAGGCGGAATGGCGATGTCGGGGCGAACCGAAAACGACAGTCCATGAGCCTGACCAGGGCCGTGGTATGGGTCTTGCCCAAGAATAACGACTTTAACCTGCTCAAAGGGTGTCAGATTCAAAGCCTGAAAATATTCATCACCACGGGGATAAATGGTTTTTCCTGCGGCTTTTTCTGCCAACAGAAAGGCTCTCAGGGTCTGAATGTATTCTTTATCAAACTCATCCTGCAGGTGAGCCTTCCAGGTGGACTCAAGCCTTACTTCACGCATGCACTCTCTCCCGACGCGATACTTATACCCGTCGCTCAAAAAAAATTCAGCAGGATTATAAAAGCAATTACCTGATTCAGCCATGAATTCCAAGCGTTTCTGCGAGCTGTCTGCCTGTTACCGGACCGGCTGACAACCCTTGAAGTGTCTGTTCCGTGAGTGCCGTATGCAATGCCAGCCCCAACAACATTCGCGAAACCAGTTCAGCATTAGTAGCCGAAGATACAGCGCCGCTGTCCACCAGCTGTTCAAAACGTTTCTTTAACAATTCTCGTGCCCGAACAAACCGCTCTTCCTTCTGAAATGCCTGAGCATCCGGGGACTGTAATTGAAAGACGGCATAAAAGGGCAGAACCATCCGGTAAAAGTCTGTTGCGCTGCTGTATACATTCTCCAGCCAGTCTTCCAGCTTTTCAGCACTGTCTTCAATGCATTCAATTAAACGACGCTGCTCAGGCAGATGGTGACTGATCAGGGCTGCTATCAGCCCCGCCTTGTCACCAAAATTATTAAAAACACTGGCTTCCGTTACTCCGGCCTGTTCTGCAATACGACGGGTTGTTAATGCCTGCGCACCACCTGAACTGTAGAGTTGCTGAGCAGCCAGCAGAATTTTTCCCTGACTCTGGGTCTTGCCATGACATCAGCTCCTGCTACACGCTCGGCTTTTACAGGCTGCCGGTTACTATGGATTCAGGTTCCGGCTCATCCCAGACCGCCACCAGCCCCATCAGCGTTCCCACATACAAAGTGCCATCAGGCCCAATGGTTATGGGTGCCCAGTTATTGTCAAACGCCTTACCCGATCCGGTGCGAACCTTGAATCGGGTCTCACCGGTTTCCAGACTAATGGCTGTGACATACCACACCACTTCACCACTGTCAGGCTGTTGCTCAAAGGTATAAACATAAACAAGCCCGTTACCGGCCGACAGCTTTGGCACCACCGAAGGAACTTTCTCCTTTGAGTGCCAGACCAGATCACAACCCGATTCGTCCTCACGTACATCAATACGGCTGACACCACCCCGAATAGCCGACCAGTCTTTCTGTTGATAGGCATTGGAGTAACCCGCATTGTTTTCAATAATAATGCTGCGATTAAAACCAATCATCGAATTGTCGGTAGCCGAAAAACCTTGTTCAAACAGTGGCACTGAACAGATCAGCCGTTCGCCATTGAATGTTGGCTGACGACGATAGACTAATAAATTGATCTGCCCATCGGCATTATCAGTAATGGTGACATACTCTTCACCCAACAAGGTCGGCGTGGTGCCGGAGCCCTGATTAATAGAACCCACTTTCCTTTCACTGCCACGGTCGTAGGCTTCACGCCACATGATTTCAGGTTTGCCATAAAGGTCAGTGGTCAGGGCATACATGGCATGATCGCTAACAATGTAAACGGCCTCAGGAGCCACTGAAAAGCCATTCTGTATCTCTTCACCTTCCAGATGGATGTTTTTGACACGCCCTGTATTGGAATTCAGGGTGCCAATGCGTCCCTTCCGGGTAACCCACCAGATTAAACCCTGCTTGTCAGGCATTACTGCCGTTATGGGGTCACACTCACCAGACGGAAACCAGTTACCCCAGTCCTGACAATCGTTGGGCACCTGTTTACTCAGATCCCAGCTGCCATCCAGAGAAAACTGCCATTGACCATCAGGCTGTTGATAATGGCTGAGGCGGACAATACGCTGTTGGCTGTCTGCCAGCACCACACGATCCTGATCATCCAGATAGTAATAGGCTCCGCCGGAACTGTCGGTCATCACAATGGATTTATCCATATTCACCAGCGCCTGAAAAGTACTGGGCCTGCCTGGCAGCTTAAAGACTGCCAGCGACTCCAGCGTTCTCGGTGCCAGCAGCTCAATGCGAAAGCCCGCCAGCGAGGCGCACAGTGCCAACAACTGACCCTGTTGGTTAAACGTGATGGTGGCACACATGCCCGCACCCAGTCTGGAACCGCGACGAGTCTGCATCTGTGGATTGATTCCCAGTGGACCGGCAGCCATATGTACATCGGAGTTGAAGCCATCGCCATGAATGGTGCTGGCTCCATGACCGGCCATAAAAGGGTGCTGACTGACGAGGGTTTCTACCGGGTTAGCCCGGGCAGCCACACCAATAAAGGCAGTTCCTCCAGTTCCTTCACTGACAATGGTTTTGGGTTGCTGGGGCGGTTGACCACAGGCTGCCAGTAAGAGGCTGACAAGGAATATCCACAACGTTTTGGGGAATGAACAGAGTGCCATTTCGAACCTTTTTTATTGTTTTTATTGCATCACTATAAAAACGAAATGGAAGGGCAACCTACTCCATTTGGACAAGAAGACATCTACCTGCTCAGCCAGTATTAACAAGCAACCCGTTTTGCCGACAACTCCTTTGATTGCCCAAAGGAGTCATTATGAAACGCGCCCTTATCAGCCTTTTACTGACATTCGCCAGCTTTACTGCCACAAACCTGCTCGCCAGAGACAGCGTTGAAAGGCGACTGGTTATTGAAGTTGGCTCCAGTGCCATCAAATACGCCATTGCCGATGTCAACAGTAGCACTGATACCATTCTCGAAATAAAAGATCAGGACAGCATTGCTTTTCGCTTACACGACAACGTGTTGAATAATGACAAACGCATTATTGATTCAGCCACACTGAACGCTATCTCGGATATTTTTCTAAGACTGAAAGACAAGGCCAGTTATTATCACACCCGCCATATTAAAGTGGTGGCCACAGAAGCTGTCCGGATTGCCAGCAACAGGGTCGAGGTTGAGTCGTTACTTCAGGGAAAAACCGGTTTTGTGATGCAGGTTCTGAGCCAAGATGACGAAGACCGGATGGATTATTTCACCGCTCTGCGTGTCAGCAAAAAGCCCGGCAAACCCATTGTCTGGGATATAGGCAACAACAGCTACCAGCTGATTGCCAGTGACTCTGAGGCAAACTCTTCCGGATACAACCACCTCGCTTACAAGGGTGATTATGGCTCCCGGTCATTTTTCCGTTATCTGCTGGAAGTGGTTCAGGGCAAGAGTCTTGAGGAGAACAGCAACCTGCACCCACTGACCAGAAACGAATACAAAGAAGCCCTCAGGTTTGCTCACCATCTGGCGGAAAGAACACCGAAAATGATCCAATCACAAATCGCCAGAAATAATGGCGAGGTGGTGGCTATCGGCAGCCTGTTTCAATACAGTCTGCTGGAAGCAATAAAGGCCGAGCCCGATCAACTTCAGGTTACGCAGAACGAAGTAAAAAGATTTATTGAGCGTGCTCTGGAGCTGGAAGAGACGGAACACCACAAAGATAGCAAAGAACTGCAGCTTAACCGGCTGGGATTTCGTCAGCATGAAGGCTTTTCCCATTTGACGCTGTCCAACGCCATCATGGTATACGGTTTTATGCAGGAACTGGGCATTCTCAGCCTGACCGTGGCAGACCGCACCAGCACCGACAGCATTCTGGAGTACAGCCCGTTTTGGCAGTAGACGGACTGTACTCAGGATCAGCCGCTTTTCTCTACTTCAGCATCAAACTGATCTGACGGACTAACCGGTCACGAATCATATCAGTATCCAGTTCATCACCAGACTGAACCATACTCTGGTATTCAACCTGCATAATGACCGCTGCAAATAACTGAGCGTCAATGGCAGGCTGTTCAGAGCCAACACGTCCGAAAAAGCTTTCCAGACTGTTCAGCAGATAAGACTGGTGATTAAACGCCACCGGACGCAGGTTTTCATTACGCAGGCATTCCAGCTGGAACGAACGCTCTGCAATCAGGTAATCCCGATGATCTTTCAGCTGAGCCACAATGTAATGCACCGCCAGATCGACCATTTTTCCGACGAATACCTGCCGGACTTCCTGACTCAGGCAGGCCGGATGCTGTCCATCAAGCAAAGCCAGAGCTTCCTGCAGCTTGGTATCAGACTCTTCCCAGAAGGCTTTGAATTTTTCAGCACCCATTTCTACAAATAGGGTAAAAGTGTCTGTAATCAGGTCTGAAATATCCTTGAAGTAATACGTGGTGGCTGACAAGGGAACATCAGCTTCCTTGGCAACCGCACGGTGACGTACACCCCGGACACCATCGCGCACAACAATGCGCAGTGCCGCTTCAAGAATAATGCGCCGACGCTGTTCACTGGTAGCGCGACTGGTTTTTCGCCCCTGATACTTCAGGGCTTCATTTCCATTTGACGATCCGCTGGAGGAGGTTCCATTGGCTTTACGGGCCTGAGAAAGAGAGTCGCTCACTACTTCACAGTTCGTTTCTTCCATTTGGAAATGCCTTATACCGTTTAACCATTCTGTTCAAATAAGACCTCACTAGACCTGCATTACAGATAAATGCACGGACAGTGATGACCTGATCGATTTATTGTTGTGTTGCAATACCTGTATTCAGGCACTGCTGAACATCTCATGCCCTCATAAAAAGCCGACTAAAGGTAACCACGACTGCCTCTGAGAGTGAGATGGTGAAGGAGTATAGAATCTAAACGGCACTTATGCCCAAAGTTCGTTCATCTGGCTGCCTCAGAGCTATTTTATTAACGATTCCAAAAGTCTCAGGAGCCTTTTATTCAGCTATCTTAAGCGAGTCTCCGGAACTACTCTGATCGAGGGGATAACCATGAAAGACACAGCTATGAGCCATGCAGAAAAACTTGGCCTGCTCAGGGGAGCCTTGCTGGAAGTGCTTGGCAACCACGATGCCACCAAGGTGGGTGATTATTTTACCGATGATGCGGTCATCATAATCAATGAAAAGCGACTGGAAGGGAAACAGCAGATTTCTGACCGGCTGAACTGGATCAGAGCCAATACCGGCAATATATCAGTCACGATCCACCGGGCATTTTTCCATGAAAATCAAGGATTTGACCATCACACCACTGAAGCGGTTACAGCGGATGGCGAACCGGTCACGTTTAAAATATTTGGTTATTGCGAACTGCGTGACGGCAAAATATGCCTGTATGAAGACGTAACGATACAGACTGCAGGCAAAGAAGCCATGCATGTCGCGACTTCTAGCCGAATATAAAAGCACCCGAATAAAGAAGTACTCGGACATAAAAGAGCTTTTTCAGCTTTAGAAGGGATTAAAGAACCGGTAGTGGCACAGTTCTGTGATTCTAGCCCTGTCTGCTAAAATACGACATTCGGCAACTTTGAAAAATGCGGTTTAAAAATGTGCCTTACGCAAGTCCTCTGTACAACATGTGGCAGTAACCAAGTTCGGCCTTTCGGATACAGCACTCATGATGTTCCACGATACTATTGCTGTAATGACAAATGTGAAATCAAAACCTTCATGCTTGAATATCGCTACAAGGCCTGTGAGCCTGGCGTTAAAGAAAAAATCATCGATATGGCAATAAATGGCAGCGGAATCAGGGATACAAGTAAAGTACTCGGAATAAGCAAGACAACAGTAATAAAGACTCTAAAAAAAAAGAAAGCGGTCTGGTAAAGGTCAACCCAAATATTCAAACTATTGATCTCAAGTCAGATGCAATTATTCATGTAGGGCTTGTCTGCCAAGAGGCTGAGCTAGATGAGCAGTGGTCGTATGTTCATGATAAATCGAACCAACGCTGGCTTTGGTATGCTGTTGATCACGCTACAAATACCGTGCTTGCTTATGTTTTCGGAAAACGGAAAGATGAAGTTTTTAAAGAACTCAAAACACTTCTGAAGCCATTTGGTATTAATAAATTTTACACCGATGATTGGGGAGCCTATGAGCGACACCTTGATGAAAACATGCATATTATTGGTAAAGCAAACACTCAGAAGATAGAGCGTAAAAACCTTAATTTTCGGACTTGGATTAAACGGTTGGCCAGAAAGACAATTTGTTTTTCAAAGCTCGAAAAGATGCACGATATTGTTATTGGATTATTGATTAATAAAGTTGAGTTTGGGGTCAATATTCACGCGATATAACAGTTCTGG
Above is a window of Endozoicomonas montiporae CL-33 DNA encoding:
- a CDS encoding IS1 family transposase (programmed frameshift); its protein translation is MCLTQVLCTTCGSNQVRPFGYSTHDVPRYYCCNDKCEIKTFMLEYRYKACEPGVKEKIIDMAINGSGIRDTSKVLGISKTTVIKTLKKKKSGLVKVNPNIQTIDLKSDAIIHVGLVCQEAELDEQWSYVHDKSNQRWLWYAVDHATNTVLAYVFGKRKDEVFKELKTLLKPFGINKFYTDDWGAYERHLDENMHIIGKANTQKIERKNLNFRTWIKRLARKTICFSKLEKMHDIVIGLLINKVEFGVNIHAI
- the nhaC gene encoding Na+/H+ antiporter NhaC produces the protein MQKSTTRLPSMLQVTLVLGTFLALAFSFTSKLDLPIQLALCIGWFLAMGLGVKLGHSYKELEGAAAEGIFKGTGAILILLAVGALVGTWIAGGIVPSIIYYGLMSIHPSIFLLATLLICTMTALATGTSWGAAGTAGIAMMGIGQGLGVPAPVTAGAILSGVYFGDKLSPLSDSVILASSMSDVEIVDHIKGLLPISLSAYILTAIAFTFYGFQFGGNADMAQVQAVMQVMESHFTISPLAFVPVLAVLFMLSRKMPSYPVIMFGAALGMLWAILFQDRTPVEALSSMWAPLSMESGNAFIDNILNRGGMSNMLGSVAVIIFGLGFGGLLDKVGILETVAKQYENRITNEGNLTVYTVVTAFFANVFGSAMYVSLILTPKIMSGSYDRMNVDRRMLSRSAECGGTLTSGMVPWSDNGIFMAGLLGVSTFEYIPYMWMSFICIGLVILFAYMGKFRPQDNKYVKSAQLTPSMA
- a CDS encoding TetR/AcrR family transcriptional regulator — protein: MEETNCEVVSDSLSQARKANGTSSSGSSNGNEALKYQGRKTSRATSEQRRRIILEAALRIVVRDGVRGVRHRAVAKEADVPLSATTYYFKDISDLITDTFTLFVEMGAEKFKAFWEESDTKLQEALALLDGQHPACLSQEVRQVFVGKMVDLAVHYIVAQLKDHRDYLIAERSFQLECLRNENLRPVAFNHQSYLLNSLESFFGRVGSEQPAIDAQLFAAVIMQVEYQSMVQSGDELDTDMIRDRLVRQISLMLK
- the ansA gene encoding asparaginase, giving the protein MMMKKIYVAYTGGTIGMKPTDSGYAPAENLMGLLEEKLPANVRTSLPDFDLGEYEQLIDSSNIRPDNWKQIANDIASKYDDYDGFVVLHGTDTMAYSCSMMSFMLRNLSKPVIFTGSQIPLCEARTDGLENLVGALSLAADERIKEVCLYFNGRLMRGNRCRKQNAYLFDAFDTPNYPWLGRADINIELDEFLLHKPEGKPEFLLDCDSETNVGILQLFPGISADWIESILQQPMKAFIMRTYGTGNGPDGDQAFLNVLKKATDDGKLVVNLTQCHRGTVHQGSYAAGSALANAGVVGGLDTTTEAMFCKLHHLFSNGLTVEQVKEQLGQSLAGEVTLP
- the ung gene encoding uracil-DNA glycosylase, with the protein product MREVRLESTWKAHLQDEFDKEYIQTLRAFLLAEKAAGKTIYPRGDEYFQALNLTPFEQVKVVILGQDPYHGPGQAHGLSFSVRPDIAIPPSLVNMYKELQSDLGIEPARHGCLESWAQQGVLLLNSVLTVQHKQAASHQGRGWEEFTDRIIAELNEKRDNLVFILWGSYAQRKGRFIDASRHCVIKSVHPSPLSAYRGFFGSKPFSKANDYLTTHGIPAVNWCLPDVV
- a CDS encoding nuclear transport factor 2 family protein is translated as MKDTAMSHAEKLGLLRGALLEVLGNHDATKVGDYFTDDAVIIINEKRLEGKQQISDRLNWIRANTGNISVTIHRAFFHENQGFDHHTTEAVTADGEPVTFKIFGYCELRDGKICLYEDVTIQTAGKEAMHVATSSRI